A DNA window from Candidatus Taylorbacteria bacterium contains the following coding sequences:
- a CDS encoding serine protease, protein MGHSSKKLKWLAIALILVIPLFLATKNLAHIPLEKGSGENMKEVAKSNLAFSLQAFLFERNDFVDVSKKTKEALVNIICIPKSPPFFAISGTGVIVDPRGVVLTNAHIGQYFLLKDFTRENFIDCVIRTGNPAQARYKATLFYIPETWVSKNYATITELDPVGTGENDFALLLIDQSIDPRLALPASFPYLPMNFNEVETRGIDVLATGYPAGVLGGVSLNRDLFSVSAVTKINAIQSFDGRQRDFLLLSASTVGERGSSGGSVVDKNGNLIGLNVTVRGGVGLLGELGSLSMTHINRSIFSDTGLSLAGFLAQNLDTLSADFKKTRLPTLTKIYSDNLGR, encoded by the coding sequence ATGGGGCACTCGTCAAAAAAACTGAAATGGCTTGCGATAGCGCTGATTCTTGTTATTCCCTTGTTTTTGGCAACCAAAAATCTTGCGCACATTCCCCTTGAGAAAGGGAGTGGAGAAAATATGAAAGAGGTAGCAAAGAGCAATTTGGCTTTCTCGCTCCAAGCATTTTTGTTCGAGAGAAATGATTTCGTCGATGTAAGCAAAAAAACAAAAGAGGCCCTGGTAAACATCATCTGCATTCCCAAATCCCCTCCCTTCTTCGCCATCTCCGGAACCGGGGTCATCGTTGACCCCCGAGGAGTGGTGCTCACAAACGCGCACATTGGCCAATATTTTCTTCTCAAAGATTTCACCCGAGAAAATTTTATCGACTGCGTGATTCGGACGGGTAATCCGGCCCAAGCTCGCTACAAGGCAACTCTTTTTTATATTCCAGAAACGTGGGTGTCCAAAAATTATGCGACAATCACCGAGTTGGATCCCGTCGGCACCGGAGAAAATGATTTCGCGCTCCTCCTCATTGACCAAAGCATAGACCCCCGCCTCGCGCTCCCCGCTTCTTTCCCCTATCTTCCCATGAATTTTAATGAAGTCGAAACGAGAGGTATTGATGTCCTTGCCACCGGCTACCCCGCCGGAGTCTTGGGAGGCGTGAGCTTGAATCGCGACCTTTTCTCTGTTTCTGCTGTCACCAAAATCAACGCTATCCAAAGTTTCGACGGAAGACAAAGGGATTTTCTCCTCCTCTCCGCATCAACTGTCGGAGAAAGGGGTTCATCGGGCGGGTCAGTGGTGGACAAAAATGGGAACTTGATCGGGCTTAACGTAACGGTCCGAGGCGGAGTTGGCCTTTTGGGAGAATTGGGCTCGCTCTCCATGACCCATATCAATCGAAGCATCTTTTCAGACACCGGACTTTCCCTTGCCGGATTTCTCGCTCAAAATCTCGATACTCTCTCCGCCGATTTCAAGAAAACGCGCCTGCCGACGCTCACCAAA